A single window of Nicotiana sylvestris chromosome 3, ASM39365v2, whole genome shotgun sequence DNA harbors:
- the LOC138887816 gene encoding uncharacterized protein, with protein MKAQALEDHLAENLVDNEYQPLSIYFMDEKENSVETTSEDTHAWKMFFDGAVNAKGIGIGAILVSPIGQHYLAIAQLRFFCANNTAEYEACIMGMNMEIDQDVKELLIMGDSDLIIRQAQGEWETRYVKLIPYRQHVEDLSRWFKLVEFRYIPHCHNKLADALATLASMLPYPGNAHIDPLEIQIRERHCYYNTVEVHDDLIHAPPMELHPMSPWLFVAWSMDVIGPIETKASNGHRFMLVAIDYFTKGVKAITLKSVTKKVMVDFVHSNLIRCFGIPATIIIDNAANLNSHLMREIFGATSYLLVYGTEAVITAEVEIPSLRIIVEAEIEDTEWVKTHLEQLTLIDEK; from the exons atgaaagcccaagctttaGAAGATCACCTGGCTGAAAACCTTGTTGACAACGAATACCAGCCTTTGAGCATCTACTTTATGGatgaaaaggaaaattcagttgaGACAACATCAGAAGACAcccatgcttggaaaatgttcttcgatggggctgtGAACGCAAAGGGcattggaattggggcaatcttggtCTCACCCATTGGTCAGCATTATCTAGCCATAGCCCAGCTTCGGTTTTTCTGCGcaaacaacactgccgagtatgaagcttgcattatgggtatgaatatggAAATCGACCAAGATGTCAAAGAATTAttgatcatgggagattcggatctgattatccgacaagctcagggagaatgggaaactcgatatgtcaagcttattccttataggcaacatgtggaagatcttagcaggTGGTTCAAGTtagtagagttcaggtacatccctcaTTGTCACAATAAATtggccgatgcacttgctactttggcctcaatgctgccatacccaggcaatgcccacattgacccgttagaaatccaaatccgagaaaggcATTGTTACTACAATACAGTTGAG GTGCAcgatgatctgattcatgcaccacctatggagttgcatcccatgtcacCTTGGCTATTTGTTGCCTGgagtatggacgtcattgggccgatCGAGACAAAAGCTTcgaatgggcatagattcatgtTGGTCgctattgactacttcacaaagggGGTTAaagcaattactctcaaatctgtcaccaaAAAGGTTATGGTAGACTTTGTGCATTCTAATCTCATTCGctgtttcggtattcctgcgactatcattataGATAACgctgcaaatttgaatagtcacttgatgagggagatat TCGGAGCAACCtcgtatcttttggtttatggtactgaagcCGTAATaaccgcagaagttgaaatcccttctcttcggatcattgttgaagctgaaattgaagacactgagtgggtcaaaacccatttggaacaGTTAACCCTAATCGATGAAAAGTGA